From Desulfosalsimonas propionicica, the proteins below share one genomic window:
- the mutY gene encoding A/G-specific adenine glycosylase, producing MKNMLDLQKTCDFQQALINWYQANGRDLPWRRTSDAYRIWVSEVMLQQTRVDTAISYYHRFLENFPAIENLAAAPLQQVLKRWEGLGYYARARNLHRAAGIVAAEYNGKVPDSLEAFTALPGVGPYIGAAVLSIAFGRPLAVADGNVKRVLARVFADSSPVNVPSAHKTYQSMASDLLDCRRPGTFNQALMELGALVCRPGKALCRNCPVLSHCRAYRRKETDLFPVRRQTRPVPLHRLVAAVIQKGPKVLIVCRPENGLLGGLWEFPGGRLSDGESAIDACHRIVGQTVNLRVQNVYEWTQVRHAYTHFRVEARVVICDYAAGRIRPNGPADFQWAGVRALQKHPFTGMTRRFLPALMEKRQAVEPVTGALN from the coding sequence ATGAAAAACATGCTTGATTTGCAGAAAACATGCGATTTTCAACAAGCCCTGATCAACTGGTATCAGGCAAATGGCAGGGATCTTCCCTGGCGCCGCACCAGTGATGCCTACCGCATCTGGGTCTCAGAGGTGATGCTGCAGCAGACCCGTGTGGACACGGCCATTAGCTATTATCACCGCTTTCTTGAAAATTTTCCGGCAATTGAAAACCTGGCTGCAGCCCCGCTCCAGCAGGTACTCAAGCGTTGGGAAGGCCTGGGATATTATGCCCGGGCCCGGAACCTGCACCGGGCGGCCGGGATTGTGGCTGCAGAGTATAACGGGAAGGTGCCTGATTCCCTTGAGGCCTTTACAGCCCTGCCCGGGGTAGGGCCATATATTGGTGCAGCCGTGTTGAGCATTGCCTTTGGCCGGCCCCTTGCGGTGGCGGACGGCAATGTCAAGCGGGTGCTTGCCAGGGTTTTTGCCGACTCCTCCCCGGTCAATGTCCCGTCCGCCCATAAAACCTATCAGTCCATGGCTTCAGATCTGCTGGATTGCCGGCGGCCCGGCACCTTTAACCAGGCGCTCATGGAGCTTGGCGCCCTGGTTTGCCGGCCCGGGAAGGCCCTTTGCCGAAATTGTCCGGTTTTATCCCATTGCCGGGCATATCGCCGCAAAGAAACGGATCTGTTTCCTGTGCGGCGCCAAACACGGCCTGTTCCTTTGCACCGGCTGGTTGCGGCCGTGATTCAAAAGGGACCGAAGGTTTTGATCGTATGCCGGCCGGAAAACGGTCTGCTCGGCGGTCTCTGGGAATTTCCCGGCGGGCGGCTCAGCGACGGGGAGTCGGCCATTGATGCCTGCCACCGCATTGTGGGCCAGACCGTGAATCTGCGGGTGCAAAACGTCTATGAATGGACGCAGGTCCGCCATGCCTACACCCATTTCCGGGTTGAAGCCCGGGTGGTGATCTGCGATTATGCCGCAGGGCGCATCCGGCCAAACGGACCGGCTGATTTTCAGTGGGCAGGGGTGCGCGCTTTGCAGAAACACCCGTTTACCGGCATGACGCGCAGGTTTCTGCCGGCCCTCATGGAAAAACGCCAGGCAGTTGAACCGGTTACAGGGGCCCTGAATTGA
- a CDS encoding PD-(D/E)XK nuclease family protein — MKIRQISLEQCFEQIQAGDVLVCVNRRLARSLSGQYASYRQARGDRAWESPDILPYGAWLARLYADLAEDLWHKQSGDLPGLLLDEFQEQLIWEKIISESGAGAGLLDTRATARRVQEAWALCRQWKVATGEGQHWQAPDPAVFATWARSFEHLCKDAGFMDRAGLADCLAKAADEGKLTNVSGLILAGFDEIAPADRDLFEALFRRGIRVAALAAAQKRPDACHVGFEDDVAEMRAAAIWARNRVESDPDARIGVVCMNLAEERSRVLRVFEQVFYPSVPGFADPVEHPVFNISAPPMLVQYPAAAAACAILELAREQKADVAAWSRLLQSPFLAGSQNEYHFRAVVDAALREQGDFVVSVPRVASLARSLAGSEALPVLSDLLQGLQQQARDLAENNVPEQWAKIFVQILDAAGWPGQRSLTSAEYQSVAAFRQALERFAKLYPAARSLSFARARQIFVSMLHQIPFAPEQPEVPVQILGLLEAAGQEFAYLWIMGMDHEAWPPLARPNAFIPSAVSRALGLPHCSPERELVRARQITARLLGGADRVVCSWAQSDGDSPRLPSPLIAHLPEAGQQEFESENKFGTWISLAGPAEMEKFWDISGAPVPAGAEVSGGTGIFRSQAACPFQAYGRYRLGARGLEMPAPGLNARDRGNLIHSALEGLWRRIADSQTLADMDEARFAVYIQEAVTGAVDKMAAHMPETFTPGFCRVETDRLAGLLAEWINQEKNRTRFFVHALENRIHVSVGDMSIRTFADRIDRLEDGRQIIIDYKTGSPSANDWFTDRIAEPQLPLYSLAIGSEKLAGVLFARVKKAKCAYLGIVASEGLVDGIGCVADDNKLAPDAGSMAEVLSGWEQGLLELAKEIASGHAPVSPQSVNKTCRYCDLQGLCRILEAGRENQAGPEGVQ; from the coding sequence TTGAAGATCCGGCAAATTTCCCTTGAGCAATGTTTTGAGCAGATCCAGGCCGGCGACGTCCTGGTATGTGTCAACCGCCGTCTGGCCAGAAGCCTTTCCGGGCAATACGCCAGCTACCGCCAGGCCCGGGGGGACCGGGCATGGGAAAGTCCCGATATTCTGCCGTACGGGGCCTGGCTGGCCCGTTTGTATGCGGATCTGGCAGAAGATTTGTGGCACAAGCAGTCCGGTGATCTGCCGGGGCTTTTGTTGGATGAATTCCAGGAGCAGTTGATCTGGGAAAAAATCATCTCTGAGTCCGGGGCCGGCGCCGGGCTTCTCGATACCCGCGCAACCGCCCGGCGCGTGCAGGAGGCCTGGGCCCTGTGCCGTCAGTGGAAGGTTGCCACGGGCGAGGGACAACACTGGCAGGCCCCGGATCCGGCGGTTTTTGCCACATGGGCCCGGAGCTTTGAACACTTGTGCAAAGACGCCGGGTTCATGGATCGCGCCGGGTTGGCGGATTGTCTGGCAAAAGCGGCTGATGAGGGGAAGTTGACCAATGTTTCCGGCCTGATTCTGGCCGGGTTTGACGAGATCGCCCCTGCGGACCGGGACCTGTTTGAGGCCCTCTTTCGCCGCGGTATTCGGGTGGCGGCACTGGCTGCGGCCCAAAAACGCCCAGATGCCTGCCATGTGGGATTTGAAGACGATGTCGCCGAAATGCGGGCTGCGGCCATATGGGCCAGAAACCGGGTGGAGAGTGATCCGGACGCGCGCATCGGGGTGGTGTGCATGAATCTGGCTGAAGAAAGAAGCCGGGTGCTGCGCGTTTTTGAACAGGTGTTTTACCCGTCTGTGCCCGGTTTTGCCGATCCTGTCGAGCATCCGGTGTTCAACATTTCAGCGCCTCCCATGCTCGTGCAATACCCGGCGGCTGCAGCCGCGTGCGCAATCCTGGAGCTGGCACGGGAGCAGAAGGCTGATGTGGCCGCCTGGAGCAGGCTCCTGCAAAGTCCCTTTCTGGCAGGGAGCCAGAACGAATATCATTTCAGGGCCGTTGTGGATGCCGCCCTTCGGGAACAGGGTGATTTTGTGGTATCCGTCCCTCGTGTGGCATCCCTGGCCCGCTCGCTGGCGGGCTCCGAAGCCCTCCCTGTATTGAGTGATTTGCTGCAGGGTTTGCAGCAGCAGGCCCGGGATCTTGCAGAAAACAATGTCCCGGAGCAGTGGGCAAAAATCTTTGTTCAAATTTTGGATGCTGCGGGCTGGCCCGGCCAGCGAAGCCTGACAAGTGCGGAGTATCAGTCCGTGGCCGCATTCAGGCAGGCTTTGGAGCGGTTTGCAAAGCTGTATCCGGCAGCCAGGAGTCTAAGCTTTGCCCGGGCCCGGCAGATTTTTGTTTCCATGCTGCATCAGATTCCGTTTGCGCCCGAACAGCCCGAGGTGCCCGTACAGATCCTGGGACTGCTCGAGGCTGCGGGTCAGGAGTTTGCGTATTTGTGGATCATGGGCATGGATCATGAGGCCTGGCCGCCTTTGGCCCGGCCCAATGCCTTTATTCCCTCAGCAGTGTCCCGCGCCCTGGGTCTTCCCCATTGCAGCCCGGAGCGGGAACTGGTTCGGGCCCGGCAGATAACCGCCCGGCTGCTGGGCGGGGCAGACCGGGTGGTTTGCTCCTGGGCACAGAGCGACGGGGACAGCCCGCGCCTGCCAAGTCCCTTGATCGCCCATCTGCCCGAAGCCGGCCAACAGGAGTTTGAATCCGAGAACAAATTCGGTACATGGATCAGCCTGGCGGGCCCGGCTGAAATGGAAAAATTTTGGGATATCTCCGGCGCCCCGGTTCCCGCGGGTGCCGAGGTCTCCGGGGGTACCGGGATTTTCAGATCCCAGGCCGCCTGCCCGTTTCAGGCCTACGGCCGGTACCGCCTCGGCGCGCGGGGCCTGGAAATGCCGGCACCGGGCTTAAACGCCCGGGACCGCGGCAATCTGATCCATTCTGCCCTGGAGGGGCTGTGGCGCCGGATTGCAGATTCTCAGACCCTGGCGGATATGGATGAAGCCCGGTTTGCCGTCTACATCCAAGAGGCAGTAACCGGGGCCGTTGACAAAATGGCCGCGCACATGCCGGAAACCTTTACCCCCGGGTTTTGCCGGGTGGAGACCGACCGGCTGGCCGGCCTGCTGGCCGAGTGGATCAACCAGGAAAAAAACCGGACCCGGTTTTTTGTCCACGCCCTGGAAAACCGGATTCATGTGTCTGTCGGGGATATGTCCATCCGAACGTTTGCCGACCGCATTGACCGCCTGGAAGACGGCCGGCAAATCATCATTGATTACAAAACCGGCTCGCCCTCGGCCAATGACTGGTTTACAGACCGCATTGCCGAGCCCCAGCTGCCCCTCTACAGCCTGGCCATCGGCAGTGAAAAACTGGCCGGGGTGCTTTTTGCCCGGGTAAAAAAGGCAAAATGCGCCTATTTGGGCATTGTCGCCTCAGAGGGCCTTGTGGACGGCATCGGCTGTGTGGCAGACGACAACAAACTGGCGCCGGATGCCGGCAGCATGGCCGAAGTGCTAAGTGGCTGGGAGCAGGGACTTTTGGAACTGGCCAAAGAAATTGCCTCCGGCCATGCGCCTGTATCCCCGCAATCGGTGAACAAAACCTGCCGGTATTGCGATTTGCAGGGTCTTTGCCGGATACTGGAGGCTGGCCGGGAAAATCAGGCTGGCCCGGAAGGTGTGCAATGA
- a CDS encoding UvrD-helicase domain-containing protein, producing the protein MNDIADKHQRQRALDPETAFIVQAPAGSGKTGLLIQRYLKLLCRVNHPEEILAITFTRKAAAEMRNRVLGAIDGAQSGTRPEKEHEAVTWELARDVCQRDADLNWKIREDPSRMRIMTIDALCAGLTRQMPVLSGFGAPGRIADDPTDLYVRAARNTVAELEAAGPEAAAMETLVRHLDNRLDLVENLVALMLPRREQWMRHVADIRDADGLRKMLEAAMADVIKNTLEQIRSRFPVFCIMDLADLCGFAAQNLEHVDPESPVCVVRELSGLPGTDGGDLPLWEGIAHLLLTKDGQWRKTVNKSTGFPAPSSVRDSGQKAFFEGKKRQFKNLVAALDTDPELAGTLDGVRRLPAAGYTDGQWRLLQALFVILKRAAGHLAAIFEQTGQVDFSEIAIRAKAALGDAQEPTDLALSLDYRISHILMDEFQDTSISQFALMQQLTAGWVPGDGRSFFAVGDPMQSIYGFREAEVGLFLTAWEQGLDAHLPLEPLLLETNFRSRPGIVRWVNAAFSQVLPEIADADSGAVPYMPATAAASGGREEAVFVHAGLYAKENKDDVNVREARDVVCCVQQALEQDSRGTVAVLVRSRPHLQAIVPELRAAGLRFSAVEIDALGNRPVIRDLVSLTRAINHPADRIAWLSVLRAPWCGLTLLDLHAIAGDDFKTPVPELIHDPDRVAALSNDGRIRLERIRPVLAAAVERRARQSLRQRVEGAWTAMGGRAVADPADLPDVDVYLDYVEARAGAEPLADMDAFEQGVMKLFAQPDPGADTRLQVMTIHKAKGLEFDTVVLPGLHKAPRSQDPALLLWKERAGVSFEKSLLMAPISGAGENTDPTYQYIQGLEQQRTNHESGRLLYVAATRAKKRLHIFAAAFLDRQGNLMRPASRSLLAVLWPAVSEKFEQAAARKKSPSADVPVKDRETSHPCIYRLAANWRPPAPPADISVKVRGVFPDLQIPDVSGDESFLPRFDWAGMTVRHVGSVVHRWLKKICEQDPENWSAAKIAALRPALQKQLEFEGVGQAEISKAVTHAETALCNAISHEIGRWILSAHHRGACEYGISGFYGRELIHSIIDRTFVDESGVRWIIDYKTGTHSGGGIEAFLDREQLRYQAQMARYAALMRKMAPGGLVRIGLYFPMIPAWRHWADLQE; encoded by the coding sequence ATGAACGATATTGCCGATAAACACCAGCGCCAGCGCGCCCTGGATCCGGAAACCGCCTTTATTGTCCAGGCCCCGGCAGGATCGGGCAAAACCGGGCTGCTCATCCAGCGGTACCTGAAACTGCTCTGCAGGGTCAATCACCCCGAGGAAATCCTGGCCATCACCTTTACCCGCAAGGCGGCAGCCGAGATGCGCAACCGGGTGCTCGGCGCCATAGACGGGGCGCAATCCGGGACCCGGCCCGAAAAGGAGCACGAGGCCGTCACATGGGAACTTGCCCGGGATGTCTGCCAGCGGGACGCGGATTTGAACTGGAAGATCCGGGAAGATCCTTCCAGGATGCGGATTATGACCATCGATGCCTTGTGCGCGGGCCTGACCCGCCAGATGCCGGTGCTTTCCGGATTCGGTGCGCCGGGCCGTATTGCAGATGACCCGACGGATCTCTATGTCCGGGCTGCCAGAAACACGGTGGCCGAACTGGAAGCAGCCGGGCCCGAAGCTGCAGCCATGGAGACCCTGGTGCGCCACCTGGACAACCGGCTGGATTTGGTGGAAAATCTCGTTGCCCTGATGCTGCCCCGCCGGGAGCAGTGGATGCGCCATGTGGCCGATATCCGGGATGCAGACGGCCTGCGCAAGATGCTGGAGGCGGCCATGGCAGATGTGATCAAAAACACCCTGGAGCAGATCCGGAGCCGGTTTCCGGTTTTCTGTATCATGGACCTGGCGGATTTGTGCGGGTTTGCCGCGCAAAACCTCGAACACGTGGACCCGGAGTCCCCTGTTTGTGTGGTTCGGGAGCTTTCCGGCCTGCCGGGTACGGACGGCGGCGATCTGCCTCTTTGGGAGGGCATTGCGCATCTGCTTTTGACCAAAGACGGCCAGTGGCGCAAGACCGTAAACAAGAGCACCGGGTTTCCGGCCCCGTCTTCGGTGCGCGATTCCGGGCAAAAGGCCTTTTTTGAAGGCAAGAAACGCCAGTTTAAAAACCTTGTGGCCGCCCTGGACACAGACCCTGAGCTGGCCGGGACCCTAGACGGCGTGCGCCGGCTGCCGGCGGCCGGCTACACTGACGGCCAGTGGCGGCTTCTCCAGGCGCTGTTTGTGATTTTAAAGCGGGCGGCCGGGCATCTGGCGGCCATTTTCGAACAAACCGGGCAGGTGGATTTCTCCGAAATCGCCATCCGGGCCAAGGCCGCCCTGGGCGATGCCCAGGAACCAACCGATCTTGCCCTGTCTCTGGATTACCGGATATCCCACATTCTCATGGACGAGTTCCAGGACACCTCCATTAGCCAGTTTGCCCTCATGCAACAGCTCACCGCCGGGTGGGTCCCGGGCGACGGCAGAAGCTTTTTTGCCGTGGGCGATCCCATGCAGTCCATCTACGGATTCCGGGAGGCAGAGGTGGGGCTGTTTTTAACCGCCTGGGAGCAGGGACTGGATGCCCACCTGCCCTTAGAGCCCCTGCTGCTGGAGACCAATTTTCGTTCCAGGCCCGGCATTGTCCGGTGGGTCAATGCCGCCTTTTCACAGGTCTTGCCGGAAATCGCTGATGCCGACTCCGGGGCCGTGCCCTACATGCCCGCTACTGCAGCGGCATCCGGGGGGCGGGAAGAGGCTGTGTTTGTCCATGCGGGTCTTTATGCAAAAGAAAATAAGGACGACGTGAATGTCCGGGAAGCAAGGGATGTGGTTTGCTGCGTGCAACAGGCCCTGGAGCAGGACAGCCGGGGAACGGTTGCCGTGCTGGTGCGCAGCCGCCCGCATCTGCAGGCCATTGTCCCGGAGCTGCGGGCTGCGGGATTGCGTTTTTCCGCAGTGGAAATCGATGCCCTGGGCAACCGGCCGGTGATCCGGGATCTGGTGTCTCTGACCCGGGCAATAAACCATCCGGCAGACCGCATTGCCTGGCTGTCTGTGCTGCGGGCGCCCTGGTGCGGGTTGACCCTGTTGGATCTGCACGCGATTGCCGGCGATGATTTCAAAACCCCGGTCCCGGAACTCATCCATGATCCGGACCGGGTGGCTGCTTTAAGCAATGACGGCCGCATCCGGCTCGAGCGCATCCGGCCGGTGCTGGCCGCGGCAGTGGAGCGCAGGGCAAGACAAAGCCTGCGGCAGCGGGTGGAAGGTGCATGGACGGCAATGGGCGGTCGGGCTGTCGCAGATCCGGCTGATTTGCCGGATGTGGACGTGTATCTCGATTACGTGGAGGCCCGGGCCGGTGCAGAGCCCCTCGCGGATATGGACGCTTTTGAACAGGGGGTCATGAAGCTGTTTGCCCAGCCTGACCCGGGCGCGGACACCCGGCTGCAGGTCATGACCATTCACAAGGCCAAGGGCCTGGAGTTTGATACGGTGGTTCTGCCCGGGCTGCACAAGGCCCCGCGCAGCCAGGATCCGGCCCTTTTGCTCTGGAAGGAGCGCGCAGGCGTGTCTTTTGAAAAGTCGCTTTTGATGGCTCCGATTTCCGGGGCTGGAGAGAACACGGATCCCACCTACCAGTATATCCAGGGCCTTGAACAGCAAAGAACAAACCATGAATCCGGCCGGCTTTTGTATGTGGCCGCCACCCGGGCCAAAAAGCGGCTTCACATTTTTGCCGCAGCGTTTCTCGACCGGCAGGGAAATCTCATGAGACCCGCTTCCCGCTCCCTGCTGGCAGTGCTCTGGCCGGCTGTTTCTGAAAAATTTGAACAGGCCGCAGCCCGAAAAAAATCCCCTTCAGCAGATGTGCCGGTAAAAGACCGGGAAACTTCCCATCCCTGCATTTACCGGCTGGCCGCCAACTGGCGCCCCCCTGCCCCGCCTGCGGACATATCCGTGAAAGTCCGGGGGGTTTTCCCGGATTTGCAGATACCGGATGTTTCAGGGGACGAATCGTTTTTGCCCCGATTTGACTGGGCCGGGATGACCGTGCGCCATGTGGGGTCTGTGGTGCACAGATGGCTGAAAAAAATTTGCGAGCAGGATCCGGAAAACTGGAGCGCTGCGAAAATTGCGGCACTCCGGCCGGCTTTGCAAAAACAGCTGGAATTTGAAGGAGTGGGGCAGGCAGAGATCAGCAAAGCCGTGACCCATGCGGAAACCGCACTGTGCAATGCCATTTCCCACGAAATCGGAAGATGGATTTTATCGGCCCATCATCGGGGTGCCTGCGAATACGGGATCAGTGGTTTTTACGGCCGGGAACTCATTCACAGCATTATTGACCGCACCTTTGTGGATGAAAGCGGCGTACGATGGATCATTGACTATAAAACCGGCACCCACAGCGGCGGCGGCATCGAGGCCTTTCTGGACCGCGAACAGCTGCGCTATCAGGCTCAGATGGCCCGGTATGCCGCCTTGATGCGCAAGATGGCGCCCGGCGGCCTTGTGCGCATAGGGCTGTATTTCCCCATGATTCCGGCCTGGCGCCATTGGGCGGATTTGCAGGAATAA